Proteins encoded by one window of Candidatus Glassbacteria bacterium:
- a CDS encoding RidA family protein, which translates to MNKTVYPLARTTLSDDGKFAGPVAFSNGVKVSGGDLLFISGQLAFDGNMELTGKGDMGAQTRQVLNNIAKVLDQAGGTFQDIVRVTVYVKDISRFREIHDARLEFFDAEHLPASTMVEISEFVHDDALIEIDAIAVIAGS; encoded by the coding sequence ATGAATAAAACCGTTTATCCGCTGGCAAGAACAACCCTTTCCGACGATGGAAAATTTGCCGGACCCGTGGCCTTTTCCAATGGGGTCAAGGTGAGTGGGGGTGATTTGCTGTTCATTTCCGGCCAGTTGGCCTTCGACGGAAATATGGAGTTGACCGGAAAGGGCGATATGGGCGCCCAAACCCGCCAGGTATTGAATAATATCGCCAAGGTGCTCGATCAAGCGGGGGGAACCTTCCAGGACATCGTCCGGGTGACGGTGTACGTGAAGGATATCTCCCGGTTCCGCGAAATTCACGACGCCCGCCTGGAATTCTTCGACGCGGAGCATCTCCCGGCTTCCACCATGGTGGAAATCTCCGAATTCGTCCATGACGATGCGCTCATCGAAATCGACGCCATCGCCGTGATCGCTGGATCATAG